From a single Granulicella aggregans genomic region:
- a CDS encoding TonB-dependent receptor translates to MTSSLALLSARATTYTKAAPVSLRARLRLTVLFGFALFFMSLAPAYGQQFATLRLTVDDPQGIAVAQAKVTIRNSDTGVVRNEASDQRGVVSIPGLSAGQYTVTVDADSFASYQAPLVLTLGQVADLQVLLRIRTNTEQVEVRDTAQGVDKERIEGSQVIEPKQISDLPISDRDFIDFVLLTPTATVGRNSSTGAQSAFQETVLEVSFAGLRETHSVFYGLDGVDDTTLVSGVQRVSPSLDWVQEFRVVSGPDAAGSGLSLGAAVNTITKSGTNDLHGSVYEYIRNNAANANNLLSAPGFDTLRFNQFGATVGGPLRKDKAFYFLGYEGQRRAQSPIYSRFILKCIDTAGCLGPGTPSINQIKTSLGLSPENLGSILQIGDYNNAFGKFTDVLNQRSTLSVGYLFADVHNGNTPAASPGQGLPSSYRDNRVHDQTAYANFFHVISNHWTSESSVNFGRRIFYMNPVGAGFEPTINVADTLYSGGFLGGVDYYSEHHFQAKEALAYTRGEHTLKFGAELEPGWFSAQTPYFTPGVGIFSPQSFFGTGPFAAFGPGTAVQFLFQQTKADFGQQVPQRNVPFTNGFYDGPDGPAHQAADQVAFWHKLVGLYVQDQWKVKQNLVLSAGLRYDVDFLPSASDLKIVGQMNPTNYGNVQPRVGLAYGFRNGKGAVRSSFGLYTGSLEYSSLVNGWHGASPFTTMNQPLLPTFANPTRDLVGFGPAGMVGTAGPVLAGAAFSNFTHNGIYPAPGILKQFPLGFTVRKFPSSYTEQANLEVENELGGKWYLTLGYHYVHAIHLNSSNTINGTPAGFLSDGRQKFTPADPAFGFVLYDTPSGWSIYHGGSVTLRKEFSQHFSVLTNYVYGKSIDLATENQLQDEPQDYLQPQLDRSVSDNDVRHRLVVTALAETPETWSAPLRGIQLSMLNTLQSAQAYSILAGSDINGDGFPFNDRVGNIGRNTYQGAPYYDTDLRLQRLFSLSERYKLNASAEALNVLNRVNVQDVDQVYGAGEFGGAIPKHYGDGVTSPANPTFGSPTFAGAARQIQISIKLKF, encoded by the coding sequence ATGACCTCGTCTCTTGCGTTGCTCTCTGCTCGTGCCACAACCTATACGAAGGCAGCACCCGTATCCCTTCGTGCCCGCCTTCGCCTGACAGTTCTCTTCGGATTTGCTCTCTTTTTTATGTCGCTGGCTCCCGCCTATGGGCAGCAGTTCGCAACGCTCCGGCTTACAGTCGATGATCCGCAGGGAATCGCCGTGGCGCAGGCAAAGGTGACTATCCGCAACTCCGATACGGGCGTTGTCCGCAACGAAGCTTCAGACCAGCGCGGAGTCGTCTCGATCCCCGGCCTCTCCGCAGGGCAGTACACCGTCACCGTCGATGCGGACTCATTCGCGTCATATCAAGCTCCGCTTGTCTTGACCCTCGGGCAGGTCGCCGATCTTCAGGTGTTGCTGCGCATCCGTACCAACACCGAGCAGGTTGAAGTTCGCGACACCGCCCAGGGCGTCGACAAGGAGCGCATCGAAGGCAGCCAGGTCATCGAGCCGAAACAGATCTCTGACCTTCCCATATCCGACCGTGACTTCATCGACTTCGTCTTACTTACTCCCACCGCCACAGTCGGACGTAACTCCAGCACGGGTGCGCAATCGGCATTTCAAGAGACCGTCCTTGAGGTCAGCTTTGCCGGCCTGCGGGAGACTCATAGTGTCTTCTACGGTCTCGATGGCGTGGACGATACTACCCTGGTCTCGGGCGTGCAGCGCGTCAGCCCGTCGCTCGATTGGGTGCAGGAGTTCCGCGTCGTCAGCGGGCCCGATGCGGCTGGGTCTGGTCTTAGCCTGGGCGCGGCAGTCAACACCATCACCAAATCTGGCACCAACGATCTTCACGGATCGGTCTACGAGTACATTCGCAACAACGCCGCGAATGCCAACAACTTGCTCTCCGCACCCGGCTTTGACACGCTCCGCTTCAACCAGTTCGGAGCCACTGTCGGCGGCCCGCTGCGCAAGGACAAGGCTTTTTACTTCCTCGGTTACGAGGGCCAGCGACGCGCACAATCGCCAATCTACTCTCGCTTTATTCTGAAGTGCATCGACACAGCAGGCTGCCTCGGTCCCGGCACTCCAAGCATCAATCAGATCAAGACCAGCCTCGGTCTTTCGCCGGAGAACCTCGGCTCCATCCTCCAGATTGGCGACTACAACAATGCCTTCGGAAAGTTCACCGATGTTCTGAACCAGCGCAGCACGCTGTCCGTCGGCTATCTCTTCGCGGACGTGCATAACGGCAACACGCCCGCTGCTTCACCCGGCCAGGGCTTGCCCTCGAGCTATCGTGACAACCGCGTCCACGACCAGACGGCCTACGCAAACTTCTTCCACGTCATCAGCAATCATTGGACCTCCGAGAGTTCCGTGAACTTCGGCCGCAGGATTTTCTATATGAATCCTGTCGGCGCTGGCTTCGAGCCCACGATCAACGTCGCGGACACTCTCTACAGTGGCGGTTTCCTTGGGGGCGTCGACTACTACAGCGAGCACCACTTCCAGGCCAAAGAAGCACTGGCCTATACACGCGGCGAACACACCCTCAAATTCGGCGCAGAGCTGGAGCCCGGTTGGTTCAGCGCACAGACTCCCTACTTCACGCCTGGCGTAGGCATCTTCAGCCCGCAGAGCTTCTTCGGCACCGGTCCCTTCGCCGCCTTCGGTCCCGGAACCGCCGTCCAGTTTCTCTTCCAGCAGACCAAGGCTGACTTTGGCCAGCAAGTGCCGCAGCGAAATGTGCCCTTCACGAATGGCTTCTATGACGGCCCCGACGGTCCCGCCCACCAGGCAGCAGACCAGGTTGCTTTTTGGCATAAGCTTGTCGGCCTCTATGTTCAGGATCAGTGGAAGGTCAAACAGAATCTAGTGCTCTCCGCTGGTCTGCGCTACGATGTCGACTTCCTGCCGTCGGCAAGCGACCTCAAGATCGTCGGCCAGATGAACCCCACGAACTACGGTAATGTTCAACCCCGCGTCGGCCTTGCGTATGGATTCCGCAACGGCAAGGGCGCTGTCCGTTCCAGCTTCGGCCTATATACCGGCTCGCTCGAATACAGCAGCCTGGTCAACGGCTGGCATGGTGCATCGCCATTCACCACGATGAATCAGCCTTTGCTGCCCACCTTTGCCAACCCAACGCGAGACCTCGTCGGCTTTGGTCCTGCGGGCATGGTTGGAACTGCCGGTCCGGTTCTCGCCGGCGCGGCTTTCTCGAACTTCACCCACAACGGGATCTATCCGGCTCCCGGAATCCTGAAGCAGTTTCCACTCGGCTTCACCGTACGCAAGTTTCCCTCCAGCTACACGGAACAGGCGAACCTCGAGGTCGAAAACGAACTTGGCGGGAAGTGGTATCTAACGCTTGGATATCACTATGTACACGCCATCCATCTCAACAGCTCGAATACCATCAACGGCACTCCGGCGGGCTTCCTTTCCGATGGGCGACAGAAGTTTACGCCTGCCGACCCGGCCTTCGGCTTCGTCTTGTACGACACGCCATCCGGCTGGTCCATCTACCATGGCGGATCCGTCACGCTGCGCAAGGAGTTCAGCCAGCACTTCAGCGTGCTCACCAACTATGTCTACGGCAAATCGATCGACCTTGCTACTGAAAATCAGCTTCAGGATGAGCCGCAGGACTACCTTCAGCCTCAGCTAGACCGCTCCGTCAGCGACAACGATGTGCGCCATCGCCTCGTCGTCACAGCCCTCGCAGAAACTCCCGAGACCTGGAGCGCGCCATTACGCGGCATCCAGCTTTCCATGCTGAACACGCTGCAGAGCGCACAGGCCTACAGTATCCTTGCCGGGTCCGATATCAATGGCGACGGCTTTCCCTTCAACGATCGTGTCGGCAACATCGGACGCAACACCTATCAGGGCGCCCCGTACTATGACACCGATCTTCGCCTCCAGCGTCTCTTCTCACTCAGTGAACGCTACAAGCTGAACGCCAGCGCTGAGGCGTTGAACGTCTTGAACCGCGTCAACGTGCAGGATGTCGACCAGGTTTACGGCGCGGGAGAGTTCGGCGGTGCGATCCCGAAACACTACGGCGACGGCGTAACCAGCCCGGCCAATCCGACCTTCGGTTCGCCCACCTTTGCTGGAGCGGCCCGGCAGATTCAAATTTCAATCAAGTTGAAGTTTTGA
- a CDS encoding carboxymuconolactone decarboxylase family protein, protein MTISQDQHTARREEPHPIQAANLEVVNEANASPEIKRLYQQFREDFGRPQVPGILQCFATHPPLLAHMMGLAKSMLFVDGALGRQHKEMISTFVSATNSCSYCTDSHAYSFRMQGGSAPTLDAVLACDAESLSITAQERTLLRFVKKITEESQSIAPSDIETMRLAGWTDLQIAEAIHVTALFATFNRVVNAFGLPSQELLKQFEQPQQEVDDASHA, encoded by the coding sequence ATGACGATCTCTCAAGACCAACACACTGCGCGGCGCGAAGAACCGCACCCGATTCAAGCTGCGAATCTCGAAGTAGTAAATGAGGCGAACGCTTCTCCCGAGATCAAGCGCCTGTACCAGCAGTTTCGCGAAGACTTTGGCCGCCCTCAGGTGCCAGGCATTCTGCAGTGCTTCGCCACGCACCCGCCGCTGCTCGCCCATATGATGGGCCTGGCAAAGTCGATGCTCTTTGTGGACGGCGCTCTCGGCCGCCAGCACAAGGAGATGATCTCCACCTTCGTCTCCGCAACCAACAGTTGCAGCTACTGTACAGACAGCCACGCCTATTCCTTCCGCATGCAAGGCGGCTCGGCACCAACTCTGGACGCAGTGCTTGCCTGCGATGCCGAGTCTCTCTCGATCACAGCGCAGGAGCGCACCCTACTTCGGTTTGTGAAGAAGATCACAGAGGAGTCGCAATCCATCGCTCCCTCGGATATCGAGACGATGCGACTCGCTGGTTGGACGGACCTGCAGATCGCCGAGGCAATCCATGTGACCGCCCTCTTCGCGACGTTCAACCGCGTTGTAAACGCATTCGGCTTGCCTTCGCAGGAGCTGCTGAAGCAATTCGAGCAACCGCAGCAGGAAGTGGATGATGCTTCCCATGCCTGA
- a CDS encoding MFS transporter, producing the protein MPETVLAKANDESSIHYPGWSVATAAFAGVMTSFSPIVPYTFSLFLNPLHTAFGWKREALDGTFAIAAITVALVSPFIGMLLDRLPPRRIILPCILVFALALASLSHLSGNISQFYFTFFMLGLVANGTAQFAYTRTILTWFQKRRGFALALILTGSGVGSILIPPATQWTIAHHGWRSAYLLLGGIALLGLPLTALLVRNRPSAALPHDEPAVSGVSVKGAFASTAFWVLCGITVLSAFSENGLVTNLAAILTDHGVTPQSAALALSVRGGAGILGRLGVGFLIDRFSPQRIQTMILILAAVGTLILAFAGSPAVSLLGAALLGVGLGSEADVLPYLLAHYVGRKNFSVLYGLTWTAYAIGGATGPMFVGHMYDAAGSYHSSTIALLALIAFAAAGVSLLLPRRKGVAGNMGGAAFVESPISLEE; encoded by the coding sequence ATGCCTGAAACAGTCCTTGCAAAAGCGAACGATGAAAGTTCGATCCACTATCCCGGCTGGAGTGTAGCGACCGCTGCGTTCGCTGGCGTCATGACGAGCTTCTCGCCGATCGTGCCGTACACCTTCAGCCTCTTCCTGAATCCTTTGCACACGGCCTTCGGCTGGAAGCGGGAGGCGCTCGATGGCACCTTCGCGATCGCTGCCATCACCGTTGCACTAGTGTCCCCTTTTATAGGCATGCTGCTGGACCGCCTTCCTCCCCGGCGCATCATCCTGCCGTGCATCCTGGTGTTCGCTCTTGCTCTCGCTTCGCTCAGCCATCTGAGCGGAAACATCAGCCAGTTCTACTTCACCTTCTTCATGCTCGGACTGGTTGCGAACGGGACCGCTCAGTTCGCTTACACGCGCACGATTCTTACCTGGTTTCAGAAGCGCCGCGGTTTCGCGCTGGCTTTGATCCTGACCGGCAGTGGCGTCGGCTCGATCCTGATTCCACCGGCCACGCAATGGACGATTGCACATCACGGCTGGCGCAGCGCCTATCTGCTGCTCGGTGGGATCGCACTCCTCGGACTGCCACTTACCGCGCTTCTCGTCCGCAATCGTCCGTCCGCAGCTCTGCCGCATGATGAACCTGCTGTCTCAGGTGTCAGTGTGAAGGGGGCCTTCGCGAGCACGGCATTCTGGGTCCTCTGCGGCATCACGGTACTCTCCGCCTTCAGTGAAAACGGGCTGGTCACGAACCTCGCCGCCATCCTCACGGATCATGGTGTCACGCCACAAAGCGCCGCACTCGCTCTGTCGGTGCGAGGCGGTGCCGGCATTCTCGGAAGGCTTGGGGTTGGCTTTCTCATCGATCGATTTTCTCCACAACGAATCCAGACCATGATCCTCATCCTGGCAGCGGTCGGGACGTTGATTCTCGCCTTTGCAGGATCGCCGGCCGTTTCGTTGCTTGGGGCTGCTCTGCTTGGTGTCGGTCTTGGCAGCGAAGCAGACGTTCTGCCCTACCTTCTCGCGCACTATGTCGGTCGAAAGAACTTCTCCGTCCTCTATGGACTGACATGGACGGCCTACGCCATCGGAGGAGCCACGGGACCTATGTTTGTCGGCCATATGTATGACGCCGCCGGGTCCTATCACTCGAGCACCATCGCTCTTCTGGCATTGATCGCATTTGCAGCAGCAGGCGTAAGCCTGCTGCTGCCACGCAGGAAAGGCGTAGCCGGGAACATGGGTGGAGCAGCCTTTGTGGAGAGCCCAATCTCGCTTGAGGAATAG
- a CDS encoding TonB-dependent receptor, with the protein MRRSTSLILSLCLFVFFYIADAQVPTGIISGTVRDSSGLVIQGVVIRATSQGQGSVRLGVTNSDGSYSLPNLAPDLYTLDINSPGLSSKHYTDVKVEAGKALTLDATLVVAGQNSVIDVTSAAAAVDLEQSMVQGQIGAETIQSIPLNGRNFLELAYLIPGNRPAPIFDPTKTNTLEISSTGGFGRGGNITIDGGDNNDEIVGGTLSNLPEDSVSEFQIATARFTAQVGRSGNSIINVVTRSGGNNLHGSLFFFERNRHLQGLPATFDRTQPVPRFDREQFGGSLGGPILREKAFFFTSVEDRNQNAALQTGTRDFTTGTIRNTSAGAPLRDVLLSNRLDYHANEKNLFSLRYSFNRSTETAIASASASTPQSTAAERQNSLNRFHSVVGSWTTVLGTNKTNEFAVHFDNFYNSVPTFPQNESLTNPQLNLTNELIFPDLADGANFNIPQSTHLNREQLRDNFTISLGKHILHTGIEFQHYRNSGEINVFGTGTVILTTDFGFADLNGDGVVNDLDIPVAVGIHSSAPIAPVQLPHVLNNYTAGYVQDDWRVTPRLTLNLGLRYEYDSNATGQSRDHLPCPTLTTITATPCTWMANVIPLIKNPDLKDFGPRVGFVFDPFGSGKTALRGGYGIYYDRIIVEAGAKEIIQNDRALTVTQYAGSSCTNPNIPAPASLDLCFAPGSSFAPGSPTISNAFSGPHQTGGVGIVALGPNSHHPRFQQFSLGVQQQIGSNWIVTVDGVHVFGERQLIGSLLRNTSSTSPYIACPGSNKPCIITDPATGISDSVTILDSSAKSWYDGLLASVGRKSAAGRRYGYEYHVSYTLSKTFDYSNDDQLENGNQDEQVNLVEGTAGLRREKGYSLTDERHRLTLYGEAKLPYGFSVAPIYTFGSGVAADTFIPGTASSTTGASGSRLPLLPRNALGREIKNSDQLNAVIDRWNALPACPATTPCNAGGQLAHVPGGINFLSPFSSVDLRLRKAFNLHDRATLSLIGEGFNLLNEVNVRGTSNANFAGRDISIGAASTAPVQANFYNAVTTAGGFFGSGGPRAFQLAARLEF; encoded by the coding sequence ATGCGTCGCAGCACTTCTCTCATCCTCTCTCTTTGCTTGTTCGTTTTCTTTTATATTGCTGACGCCCAGGTGCCAACCGGCATCATCAGCGGCACGGTTCGCGATTCCAGCGGCCTTGTCATTCAGGGCGTTGTGATTCGCGCCACAAGCCAGGGCCAGGGAAGCGTCCGGCTCGGTGTCACAAACTCCGATGGCTCCTACTCGCTGCCGAACCTCGCGCCCGATCTCTACACGCTCGACATCAACTCTCCAGGTTTGTCGAGCAAGCACTATACGGATGTGAAGGTAGAAGCAGGGAAGGCGCTCACCCTCGACGCTACTCTTGTCGTCGCCGGACAGAATAGCGTCATCGACGTAACTTCGGCGGCGGCTGCGGTTGATCTCGAGCAGTCCATGGTCCAGGGTCAGATCGGCGCAGAGACAATCCAGAGCATCCCGCTGAACGGACGCAATTTTCTCGAACTTGCCTACCTCATCCCCGGCAATCGGCCCGCGCCCATCTTCGATCCCACCAAGACCAACACGCTTGAAATCAGCTCGACCGGCGGCTTTGGACGTGGCGGCAACATCACCATCGACGGCGGCGACAACAATGACGAGATTGTAGGCGGCACGCTGAGCAATCTGCCCGAAGACTCCGTCTCCGAGTTTCAGATCGCCACGGCGCGTTTCACGGCCCAGGTCGGCAGGTCCGGCAACAGCATCATTAACGTAGTGACGCGAAGTGGCGGCAATAACCTGCACGGGTCTTTGTTCTTCTTCGAACGCAATCGTCACCTGCAGGGGCTTCCTGCTACCTTTGATCGCACGCAACCGGTGCCGCGATTCGACCGCGAACAGTTCGGAGGCTCGCTTGGCGGCCCTATCCTCCGCGAGAAGGCTTTCTTCTTCACCTCGGTTGAAGATCGCAACCAGAACGCCGCGTTACAAACTGGAACGCGCGACTTTACCACCGGCACTATCCGCAACACGTCCGCCGGAGCGCCCTTGCGCGACGTTCTCCTCTCCAATCGGCTTGACTACCATGCAAACGAGAAGAACCTGTTCAGCCTCCGCTACAGCTTCAATCGTTCAACTGAGACTGCCATCGCCAGCGCCTCCGCATCCACTCCACAAAGCACCGCAGCCGAGCGGCAGAACTCGTTGAACCGCTTCCACTCCGTGGTGGGTTCATGGACTACAGTCCTCGGCACAAATAAGACAAATGAATTCGCCGTCCACTTCGATAACTTCTACAACAGCGTCCCCACCTTCCCGCAAAACGAGTCCCTGACCAACCCCCAACTGAACTTAACAAATGAGCTCATCTTCCCCGATCTCGCAGACGGAGCGAACTTCAACATCCCGCAATCGACACACCTGAATCGGGAGCAGCTTCGCGATAACTTCACGATCTCGCTTGGCAAACACATCCTGCATACCGGCATAGAGTTTCAGCACTACCGCAACAGTGGCGAGATCAACGTCTTCGGCACCGGGACCGTCATTCTGACAACGGACTTCGGCTTTGCGGATCTCAACGGAGACGGCGTCGTCAACGATCTCGACATCCCCGTCGCTGTCGGGATCCACAGCTCCGCACCAATCGCACCGGTGCAGTTGCCGCATGTGCTGAACAACTACACCGCCGGCTATGTGCAAGACGACTGGCGGGTGACCCCTCGTCTCACGTTGAACCTTGGTCTTCGCTATGAATACGATTCCAATGCGACCGGCCAAAGCCGCGATCATCTACCCTGCCCAACCTTGACGACGATCACCGCAACTCCCTGTACCTGGATGGCAAACGTAATTCCGCTGATCAAGAATCCAGATCTGAAAGACTTCGGCCCGCGCGTCGGCTTCGTCTTCGATCCATTCGGAAGCGGCAAGACCGCTCTCCGCGGCGGCTACGGTATCTACTACGACCGGATCATCGTTGAGGCGGGCGCAAAGGAGATTATCCAGAATGACCGCGCGTTGACGGTCACACAGTATGCGGGCTCCAGTTGCACCAACCCGAATATTCCCGCACCGGCCAGTCTCGACCTATGCTTTGCGCCCGGCTCTTCGTTTGCCCCTGGCAGCCCCACGATCAGTAACGCCTTCAGCGGCCCGCACCAGACCGGCGGAGTCGGCATCGTGGCCCTCGGTCCCAACTCCCATCACCCGCGCTTTCAGCAGTTCTCGCTGGGCGTTCAACAACAGATTGGAAGCAATTGGATCGTGACTGTCGACGGGGTTCACGTCTTCGGCGAGCGTCAGCTCATCGGCAGCCTGCTTCGCAACACATCGTCCACATCGCCTTACATTGCCTGCCCCGGCAGCAACAAGCCTTGCATCATCACCGATCCCGCTACGGGTATCTCGGATAGCGTCACCATCCTCGACTCATCCGCAAAGAGCTGGTACGACGGTCTGCTGGCCAGCGTCGGTCGTAAGTCAGCGGCCGGTCGCCGCTATGGATACGAGTACCACGTCAGCTACACCCTCTCGAAGACCTTTGACTACTCCAATGACGATCAACTTGAGAATGGCAATCAAGACGAACAGGTGAACCTGGTGGAAGGTACCGCGGGACTTCGTCGCGAGAAGGGCTACTCCCTCACCGACGAGCGCCACCGTCTCACCCTTTACGGTGAAGCGAAGCTGCCCTACGGCTTCTCCGTCGCACCCATCTACACCTTCGGCTCCGGAGTCGCCGCGGACACCTTCATCCCCGGTACCGCCAGCAGCACGACGGGTGCCAGCGGCTCGCGGCTGCCCTTGCTACCGCGGAACGCTCTGGGTCGCGAGATCAAGAACAGCGATCAACTCAACGCGGTCATCGACCGATGGAACGCACTGCCGGCATGCCCTGCGACGACTCCCTGTAATGCCGGCGGCCAGCTGGCCCATGTTCCGGGCGGAATCAACTTCCTCAGTCCGTTCAGCTCGGTCGATCTTCGTCTCCGAAAGGCATTCAACCTGCATGATCGCGCGACTCTCAGCTTGATCGGTGAAGGGTTCAACCTACTCAACGAGGTGAACGTTCGTGGTACCTCAAACGCTAACTTCGCAGGCCGAGACATCTCCATCGGAGCTGCATCCACCGCCCCCGTCCAAGCCAATTTTTACAACGCAGTGACTACCGCAGGTGGCTTCTTCGGATCGGGTGGCCCTCGTGCGTTCCAATTGGCAGCGCGCCTTGAATTCTAA
- a CDS encoding IS6 family transposase (programmed frameshift) → MAKVLKRLHYPLAVILGCVRWYSAYRLSLRHLEEMMAERGFFFDHSTVHRWAIKLLPVLKKAFRHSKRKAGRSWRVDETYIKFRGEWKYLYRAVEEAGDTVDFLLRAHRDKAAARRFFEQAVERNGAPENVTIDKSGSNVAALEAMNGGRRKRIVVRQVKYLNNIVEQDHRAIKRRTRPMLGFKDFRCARILLSGIEPMHMIKKGQMKDGGRGQTPAQLFYSLAA, encoded by the exons ATGGCAAAGGTCTTAAAGCGCTTGCACTATCCTCTGGCTGTGATTCTGGGCTGTGTTCGCTGGTATAGCGCGTATCGGTTGAGCCTTAGGCACTTGGAAGAGATGATGGCCGAGCGCGGTTTTTT TTTTGATCACTCGACGGTGCACCGCTGGGCGATCAAATTGTTACCAGTCCTGAAGAAGGCGTTCCGACACTCCAAGCGCAAGGCCGGAAGGAGTTGGCGAGTGGACGAGACCTACATCAAGTTTAGGGGCGAGTGGAAGTATCTGTACCGTGCGGTCGAGGAGGCAGGCGACACCGTCGATTTCTTGCTGCGGGCGCATCGCGACAAGGCCGCGGCACGCAGGTTCTTCGAACAGGCTGTTGAGCGAAACGGCGCACCCGAGAATGTGACCATCGATAAGAGCGGCTCGAATGTGGCGGCTCTGGAAGCAATGAACGGCGGACGAAGGAAGCGGATCGTCGTGCGTCAGGTCAAGTATCTGAACAACATCGTTGAGCAAGACCACCGTGCCATAAAACGCCGAACCAGACCGATGCTCGGCTTCAAGGATTTTCGCTGCGCCCGCATCCTTCTCTCCGGCATCGAACCCATGCACATGATCAAGAAGGGGCAAATGAAAGACGGCGGCAGGGGACAAACCCCTGCACAGCTGTTCTACTCCTTGGCAGCATAA
- a CDS encoding Fic family protein, producing the protein MEADIGAEDRGELTSLMDPLLISDGSRHRPALTDLAFDLTQKSAGFRRSLPPSLLTSLATLVRSMNCYYSNLIEGHDTHPVDIERALKNDYSTDAHKRDLQHEAKAHITVQKWIDEGGLNGARACTAEGIQEVHRRFCELLPEDLLWVEDPSTKERHRVVPGELRGRDVQVGRLVAISPGSVPRFLQRFEQVFSGLGKTESILAVAAAHHRLLWIHPFLDGNGRVARLMSHAMLLSTLDTGAVWSVARGLARNSKQYKDLLSYCDMTRRNDLDGRGNLSEEALAEFTRFFLTVCIDQVTFMESLVQPAHLRARILLWAEEEIKLGTLPAKSGSILEAILYRGELPRGEADSIVSTGPRQARRIVSALVERGVLESENPRAPLHLTFPATLAHRWMPGLFPEKAA; encoded by the coding sequence ATGGAAGCGGACATTGGAGCGGAAGACCGAGGTGAACTGACTTCGCTTATGGACCCGTTGCTGATCAGCGATGGCTCACGCCACCGCCCTGCGCTCACGGATCTTGCTTTTGACCTCACGCAGAAGTCCGCAGGTTTTCGTCGCAGCCTCCCGCCGAGTCTGCTCACGTCGCTCGCCACGCTCGTGCGTTCCATGAATTGTTACTATTCCAACCTTATTGAAGGTCACGATACGCATCCGGTGGATATCGAGCGGGCGCTCAAGAATGACTACAGTACCGACGCGCACAAGCGCGATCTGCAGCACGAAGCCAAAGCGCATATCACGGTTCAGAAGTGGATCGACGAAGGCGGCCTGAATGGCGCGCGCGCATGTACTGCCGAAGGTATCCAGGAAGTCCATAGGCGCTTCTGTGAGCTGCTGCCGGAGGATCTGCTCTGGGTAGAAGACCCCTCCACCAAAGAGCGCCACCGGGTTGTCCCCGGAGAACTGCGAGGCAGGGATGTGCAGGTCGGCCGTCTTGTTGCCATCAGCCCTGGCTCCGTGCCCCGCTTCTTGCAGCGCTTCGAGCAGGTTTTCAGTGGCCTTGGCAAAACCGAGTCGATTCTCGCGGTTGCCGCCGCGCATCACCGATTGCTCTGGATACATCCTTTCTTGGACGGCAATGGCCGAGTCGCACGACTGATGTCCCATGCCATGCTGCTTTCAACACTCGATACGGGTGCTGTCTGGTCCGTCGCCCGGGGCCTTGCTCGCAACTCGAAACAGTACAAGGATCTTCTGTCTTACTGCGATATGACGCGCCGCAACGATTTGGACGGACGCGGCAACCTGAGTGAAGAAGCCCTTGCGGAATTCACCCGCTTCTTCCTCACCGTCTGCATCGACCAGGTCACCTTCATGGAAAGTCTTGTACAGCCAGCACATCTCAGGGCGCGCATCCTGCTCTGGGCGGAAGAGGAGATAAAGTTGGGCACCCTGCCCGCCAAATCCGGCAGCATCCTTGAGGCGATCCTTTATCGCGGCGAGCTTCCGCGCGGCGAAGCCGACTCCATCGTGAGCACCGGACCTCGTCAGGCACGCAGGATTGTCTCTGCGCTTGTGGAGCGCGGTGTTCTGGAGTCCGAAAATCCTCGCGCACCGTTGCATCTCACTTTTCCTGCGACACTGGCGCATCGCTGGATGCCGGGATTATTTCCGGAAAAAGCAGCTTAG